The following coding sequences are from one Carassius auratus strain Wakin chromosome 15, ASM336829v1, whole genome shotgun sequence window:
- the LOC113114903 gene encoding LIM/homeobox protein Lhx1, translated as MVHCAGCERPILDRFLLNVLDRAWHIKCVQCCECKCNLTEKCFSREGKLYCKNDFFRRFGTKCAGCAQGISPNDLVRRARSKVFHLNCFTCMMCNKQLSTGEELYIIDENKFVCKDDYLSSTNGKDTNLLSVTACSDPSLSPDSQDQLQDDVKDGEIANLSDKETGNNENDDQNLGGKRRGPRTTIKAKQLETLKAAFAATPKPTRHIREQLAQETGLNMRVIQVWFQNRRSKERRMKQLSALGARRHAFFRSPRRMRTLVDRLEPGELIPNGPFSYYGDYQSEYYGPGGNYDFFPQGPPSSQAQTPVDLPFVPSSGPTGTPLGGMDHPIPGHHPSSEVQRFSDIMSHHPGDSPSPEPGIPGPLHSMSTDVFGPSPSFTSLSLNGSGYSNHLSHPPSEMNEGTVW; from the exons ATGGTCCACTGTGCGGGCTGCGAGAGGCCTATATTGGACAGGTTTCTCCTTAATGTTCTGGACAGAGCCTGGCACATCAAGTGCGTACAATGCTGCGAGTGCAAATGTAACCTAACAGAAAAATGCTTCTCTCGAGAAGGAAAACTGTATTGCAAAAACGACTTCTTTAG GCGCTTTGGAACGAAATGCGCGGGTTGTGCTCAGGGGATCTCGCCGAATGACTTGGTCCGGAGGGCACGGAGCAAAGTGTTTCATCTGAACTGCTTCACATGCATGATGTGTAACAAGCAACTATCCACGGGGGAGGAATTGTACATCATAGACGAAAATAAATTTGTCTGTAAAGACGATTATTTAAGCAGCACGAACGGAAAAGACACCAATCTCCTTTCAG TTACAGCGTGCAGTGATCCTAGTTTATCGCCAGATTCGCAAGACCAGCTGCAGGACGATGTTAAGGATGGGGAAATTGCGAACTTATCGGACAAAGAAACGGGTAACAATGAAAACGATGACCAGAACCTCGGAGGCAAACGGAGAGGACCGCGTACCACCATTAAAGCAAAGCAACTGGAGACACTGAAAGCGGCGTTCGCGGCGACCCCCAAACCAACCAGACACATCAGGGAACAACTGGCACAGGAAACGGGGCTCAACATGCGAGTTATTCAG GTGTGGTTTCAGAACCGGCGGTCCAAAGAGCGGCGCATGAAACAGCTGAGCGCGCTCGGCGCGAGGAGACACGCGTTCTTCCGGAGCCCGAGAAGAATGCGAACGCTAGTGGACAGACTCGAGCCTGGAGAATTAATTCCAAACGGCCCTTTTTCATATTACGGAG ATTATCAAAGCGAGTACTACGGTCCGGGAGGGAATTACGACTTCTTTCCCCAAGGTCCCCCATCTTCACAGGCCCAGACTCCTGTAGATCTCCCTTTTGTTCCATCGTCAGGACCCACCGGTACCCCGCTAGGGGGCATGGACCATCCTATCCCAGGCCACCATCCATCCAGTGAAGTACAGCGCTTTTCAGACATCATGTCTCACCACCCAGGAGACTCACCCAGTCCAGAGCCAGGGATACCTGGACCCCTGCACAGTATGTCCACAGATGTTTTTGGACCCAGTCCGTCCTTTACATCCCTCTCCCTCAACGGCAGCGGATACAGCAACCACCTCTCCCACCCTCCGTCAGAAATGAATGAGGGCACGGTCTGGTAG